In Bradyrhizobium sp. CCBAU 051011, the following are encoded in one genomic region:
- the dnaQ gene encoding DNA polymerase III subunit epsilon: MREIVLDTETTGLDPLRGDRLVEIGCIEIFNRMPTGQTFHRYINPERDMPAEAFNVHGLSTEFLASKPLFHEVVEEFLDFIGDAPLVIHNASFDISFINAELDRIKRQPILRERLVDTLLLARRKHPGVSNRLDDLCSRYSIDNSRRTKHGALLDAELLAEVYIDLIGARQSQLILASETRVTVSNGFGETPRRQREVPLTPRITDADREAHRAFIATLGDKPIWNDFLPAAG; the protein is encoded by the coding sequence ATGCGCGAAATTGTTCTCGATACCGAAACCACAGGCCTCGACCCGCTGCGCGGCGACCGGCTGGTCGAGATCGGCTGCATCGAAATCTTCAACCGCATGCCGACCGGGCAGACGTTTCACCGCTACATCAATCCCGAGCGCGACATGCCGGCCGAAGCATTTAACGTGCACGGCCTGTCCACCGAGTTCCTCGCCAGCAAGCCGCTATTCCACGAAGTGGTCGAGGAGTTCCTGGATTTCATCGGCGACGCGCCGCTGGTGATTCACAACGCTTCATTCGACATCAGCTTCATCAATGCCGAGCTCGACCGCATCAAGCGGCAGCCGATCTTGCGAGAACGGCTGGTCGATACGCTGCTGCTGGCGCGCCGCAAACATCCGGGCGTGTCGAATCGACTGGACGATCTCTGCTCGCGCTATTCGATCGACAATTCCCGCCGCACCAAGCACGGCGCGCTGCTGGACGCCGAGCTCCTGGCCGAGGTCTATATCGACCTGATCGGGGCGCGGCAGTCGCAGCTGATCCTGGCGTCGGAAACCCGCGTCACTGTCAGCAACGGATTTGGTGAAACGCCGCGCCGGCAGCGCGAGGTGCCGCTGACGCCGCGAATCACCGACGCCGACCGCGAGGCTCATCGCGCTTTCATTGCCACATTGGGCGACAAGCCAATCTGGAACGATTTTCTGCCGGCCGCTGGCTAA
- the secB gene encoding protein-export chaperone SecB, with translation MTNGNGAPSEQAPPQLNVLAQYTKDLSFENPNAPSSLAPQQQQPAINIQINVAANNLAQNEFEVTLSIEGKAENGGKVMFSFELAYAGVFRIVNVPQEQLHPLVMIECPRLLFPFAREIIATAVRDGGFPPLMLDPVDFVGLYRQNMERQAAAQAASGAKPS, from the coding sequence ATGACCAACGGCAACGGCGCGCCTTCCGAGCAGGCCCCTCCCCAGCTCAATGTGCTGGCCCAATACACCAAAGACCTGTCGTTCGAGAATCCGAACGCGCCCTCTTCGCTCGCGCCGCAACAGCAGCAGCCGGCGATCAACATCCAGATCAACGTTGCGGCGAACAATCTCGCGCAAAATGAGTTCGAAGTGACGCTTTCGATCGAGGGCAAGGCTGAAAATGGCGGCAAGGTGATGTTCAGCTTCGAACTCGCCTATGCGGGCGTGTTCCGCATCGTCAACGTGCCGCAGGAACAGCTTCATCCGCTGGTCATGATCGAATGCCCGCGGCTGCTGTTCCCGTTCGCGCGCGAGATTATCGCGACCGCCGTGCGCGACGGCGGCTTCCCGCCGTTGATGCTTGATCCCGTCGATTTCGTCGGTCTGTACCGCCAGAACATGGAGCGGCAGGCTGCGGCGCAAGCCGCTTCCGGCGCGAAGCCGAGCTAA
- a CDS encoding Tim44/TimA family putative adaptor protein produces the protein MDIYTIIFLALAVFIFLRLRSVLGQRTGSERPYDRAAPTVAQRTQDNNNVVPMPGTVIDQAPMPPNADVTPADRWKDIAEPGTPLAAGLDGIAAQDSSFDPKHFLSGARSAYEMIVLAFANGDRRALKDLLSSEVYESFDAVIKDREKHEQKTETRFVSIDKAELVSAEARDRAAQLTVRFVSQMISVTRDKTGAIVDGNPDKVADITDVWTFARDTSSRDPNWKLVGTGSAG, from the coding sequence GTGGATATCTACACCATCATTTTCCTGGCGCTGGCGGTCTTCATCTTCCTGCGCCTGCGCAGTGTCCTCGGCCAGCGCACCGGGAGCGAGCGGCCCTATGACCGCGCCGCGCCCACTGTCGCGCAACGGACGCAGGACAATAATAACGTGGTTCCGATGCCGGGCACCGTCATTGACCAGGCGCCCATGCCGCCGAACGCCGATGTAACGCCGGCCGATCGCTGGAAGGACATTGCCGAGCCGGGCACGCCGCTCGCCGCAGGTCTTGACGGTATCGCCGCCCAGGACTCCTCGTTCGATCCCAAGCACTTCCTCTCCGGCGCCCGCAGCGCCTACGAGATGATCGTGCTGGCCTTCGCCAATGGCGACCGCCGCGCGTTGAAGGATCTCCTGTCCAGCGAGGTCTATGAGAGCTTCGATGCCGTGATCAAGGATCGCGAGAAGCACGAGCAGAAGACCGAAACGCGGTTTGTTTCGATCGACAAGGCCGAGCTGGTGAGCGCGGAAGCCCGCGACCGCGCGGCGCAGCTGACGGTTCGCTTCGTGTCGCAGATGATTTCGGTCACCCGCGACAAGACCGGCGCCATCGTCGATGGCAACCCCGATAAGGTCGCCGATATCACCGATGTCTGGACATTCGCCCGCGACACGAGCTCTCGCGATCCGAACTGGAAGCTGGTTGGCACCGGAAGCGCGGGCTAA
- a CDS encoding murein transglycosylase A, whose product MAPEARAKSPSLVRLAFGVVALAWSLAPVDAATARHARSQKPSPAPVRHLPYPELELPFQISGGQYAPVAWSEIAGWSADDHLAAYKAFRISCRPIAAQQKPPVDPKALGTSLRDPCRIAKGLELSDGAKARAFFEEHFLPVRISRLGEGEGFVTGYYEPIVDGSRTENEVYKVPVYRRPSNLFVRGTTQGSVGLPNKGQVFRKIGRRKLVPYYDRAEIEDGAIAGRGLEICFLKEQTDLLFSQIQGSARVSLDDGSTLRINYDAHNGFPYTAVGRILIERNIIPKDQMSMQKIREWMEQNPNEADELRRQNKSYVFFREVQLSDKDEAVGAQGVPLTPGRSIAVDKALHVYGTPFFIEGELPIESELSKTPFRRLMIAQDTGSAIVGPARADLYFGAGLDAGKVAGRLRHNARFVMLVPKSLDPGARGRKMPVPDARPSEQIAKLFPQTDPLKNPAKPPDVTAATNAKPAAPAATPPAAGPSQAPAVQAAAATPVPLPEPRPKVEAVSPQPRHLRRYRHRR is encoded by the coding sequence TTGGCACCGGAAGCGCGGGCTAAGTCGCCGAGCCTTGTGAGGCTCGCGTTTGGCGTGGTCGCTTTGGCGTGGTCGCTTGCTCCGGTGGATGCCGCAACCGCGCGTCATGCGCGTTCGCAAAAGCCTTCGCCGGCGCCTGTCCGGCATCTGCCATATCCGGAGCTTGAATTGCCGTTTCAGATCAGCGGCGGCCAGTATGCGCCCGTCGCCTGGTCCGAGATCGCGGGCTGGAGCGCGGATGATCATCTTGCAGCCTACAAGGCATTTCGGATCAGCTGCAGGCCGATAGCGGCGCAACAAAAGCCGCCTGTCGATCCGAAGGCGCTCGGCACCTCGCTGCGCGATCCCTGCCGTATCGCCAAAGGTCTCGAACTATCAGATGGTGCGAAGGCGCGGGCGTTCTTCGAGGAGCACTTTCTTCCCGTGCGCATTTCGCGGCTTGGCGAAGGCGAGGGTTTTGTCACCGGTTATTACGAACCCATCGTCGACGGCTCGCGGACCGAGAACGAGGTCTACAAAGTGCCGGTATACCGCCGGCCGTCGAACCTGTTCGTCCGCGGCACCACGCAGGGCTCGGTCGGTCTGCCCAACAAGGGCCAGGTGTTCCGCAAGATCGGTCGCCGCAAGCTCGTGCCTTACTACGATCGCGCCGAGATCGAGGACGGTGCGATTGCCGGCCGCGGCCTCGAAATTTGTTTTCTGAAGGAACAGACCGACCTGCTGTTCTCGCAGATCCAGGGTTCGGCGCGGGTCAGCCTCGACGACGGCTCCACCCTTCGTATCAATTACGATGCCCATAATGGCTTTCCCTATACGGCGGTCGGCCGCATCCTGATCGAGCGCAACATCATCCCCAAGGATCAGATGTCGATGCAGAAGATCCGGGAGTGGATGGAGCAGAATCCTAATGAAGCCGACGAGCTGCGGCGGCAGAACAAGTCCTACGTCTTTTTCCGCGAGGTGCAGCTTTCCGACAAGGACGAGGCGGTCGGCGCCCAAGGCGTGCCGCTGACGCCGGGCCGGTCGATTGCGGTCGACAAGGCGCTGCATGTCTATGGCACGCCGTTCTTCATCGAAGGCGAGTTGCCGATTGAATCGGAGCTGTCGAAGACGCCGTTCCGCCGGCTGATGATCGCTCAGGACACCGGCTCCGCCATCGTCGGTCCCGCGCGCGCCGACCTTTATTTTGGCGCCGGTCTCGATGCCGGCAAGGTTGCCGGCCGCCTCCGTCACAATGCGCGCTTCGTGATGCTGGTGCCGAAGAGCCTTGATCCCGGAGCGCGCGGCCGCAAGATGCCGGTGCCCGACGCGCGGCCATCGGAGCAGATCGCAAAGCTGTTCCCGCAAACCGATCCGTTGAAGAATCCTGCGAAGCCGCCGGACGTTACCGCCGCGACTAACGCCAAGCCTGCGGCCCCGGCGGCGACACCGCCCGCAGCCGGGCCTTCGCAAGCGCCAGCCGTCCAGGCCGCGGCAGCAACGCCGGTCCCGCTTCCCGAGCCGCGGCCGAAAGTTGAAGCAGTTTCACCGCAGCCGCGTCACCTGCGCCGATATCGCCACCGTCGATGA
- a CDS encoding Smr/MutS family protein, which yields MKRRSSSLIPELEPPRRKRGLSDEERALWESVAKQVKPLRKRHRVAKPSVASTEANIKIAPKLAARPKHAAPARIVLPSRPEPPPLAPIGRRERSHLSRGRKEIDARLDLHGMTQTRAHRALFGFLQRAHHDGLTFVLIITGKGKMGAESERGVLRRQVPQWLGLPEFRSLVVGFEEAHIGHGGEGALYVRVRRARV from the coding sequence ATGAAACGCCGTTCTTCCAGCTTGATACCCGAATTGGAGCCACCACGACGCAAGCGCGGCCTGAGCGACGAGGAGCGCGCGCTGTGGGAGAGCGTCGCCAAGCAGGTCAAGCCGCTGCGCAAGCGCCACCGCGTCGCGAAGCCGTCGGTTGCTTCAACCGAAGCCAATATCAAGATCGCGCCCAAACTGGCCGCTAGGCCAAAGCATGCCGCGCCGGCGCGAATCGTCCTGCCTTCAAGGCCGGAGCCACCGCCGCTGGCGCCGATCGGCCGCCGCGAACGATCGCACCTGTCACGTGGCCGCAAGGAGATCGATGCAAGGCTCGACCTGCACGGCATGACGCAGACGCGGGCGCATCGCGCGCTGTTCGGCTTCCTGCAACGCGCCCATCATGACGGGCTGACGTTCGTCCTGATCATAACCGGCAAGGGCAAGATGGGCGCGGAATCCGAACGCGGCGTGTTGCGCCGCCAGGTGCCGCAATGGCTCGGCCTGCCGGAATTCCGCTCGCTGGTGGTCGGCTTCGAGGAAGCCCATATCGGCCATGGCGGCGAGGGCGCCTTGTACGTTCGGGTGCGACGGGCGCGAGTTTAA